The Stigmatella aurantiaca DW4/3-1 genome contains the following window.
GGGTGTCTCCATCGATGAGCAAGCGGGGGCGGGACATGAGAGCTCCAAGGATTCACGGTACTTATACGCAACGTCGTCTTTGACACGCGGGGGATGCGCCCAATAGGGTCCGCGCGTCAAGCAGGAAGGGGCACAAGCGCCTTGGCACTTATCGTCCAGAAGTACGGTGGAACCTCGGTCGGCGACACTGAGCGCATCAAGAACGTGGCGAAGCGTTGCATCGCGGCCCAGAAAGCCGGACATGACGTGGTGGTCGTGGTCTCTGCGATGTCGGGAGAGACCAACCGGCTGCTCAAGCTCGTGTCGCAGATCACCGATCGGCCCAACGAGCGTGAGCAAGACGTCGTGGTGGCCACTGGAGAGCAGGTCTCCATCGGGCTCGTGGCGCTGGCCATCCAGGCGCAGAAGCGCAAGGCGGTGAGCTTCCTGGGGCACCAGGTCCGCATCACCACCGACAGCACTTTCTCCAAGGCCCGCATCAAGAGCATCGATGCCGAGCGCATCGTCGATGCGCTGAAGAAGAAGAACATCGTCGTCGTGGCGGGCTTCCAGGGCCAGGACGAGGAAGGCAACGTCACCACGCTGGGCCGGGGCGGTTCGGACACCACGGCGGTGGCCCTGGCGGCCGCGCTCAAGGCGGATGCCTGTGAGATCTACACGGACGTGGACGGCGTCTACACCACCGACCCCAACATGGTCCCCCAGGCGCGCAAGCTCGAGCGCATCTCGTATGAGGAGATGCTGGAACTGGCGAGCGTGGGCGCCAAGGTGCTGCAGATCCGTTCGGTCGAGTTCGCGATGAAGTACAAGGTGCCGCTCTGGGTGAAGTCCTCGTTCACGGACGATCCCGGCACGCTGGTGTGTGAGGAGGACGCTGCGATGGAAGACGTGCTGGTCAGTGGAATCGCCTACGACAAGAACGAGTCGAAGATTGCCATCCGGGGCGTGCCGGATGTTCCCGGCGTGGCGGCGAAGATCTTCGGTGCGCTCGACGAGCAGAGCATCGTCGTGGATCTCATCGTCCAGAACGTCTCCAAGGATGGCCGCACGGATGTGACCTTCACCGTGGGCAAGGCGGACCTCGCCAAGACCAAGGACGTGGTGAAGAAGATCGCCAAGGCCGTCAAGGCCGAGGGCGTGGAGACCGATGATCACGTCTCCAAGGTGTCCATCGTGGGCGTGGGGATGCGCAACCACTCCGGCGTGGCGGCGAAGATGTTCAAGGTGCTCGCGGGGGCCGGCGTCAACGTGCAGATGATCTCCACCTCGGAGATCAAGGTCTCCTGCGTCATCCACTCCAACTACACGGAGCTGGCGGTCCGCTCGCTGCACACCGCGTTCGGCCTGGACAAGCCCGAGTCGGGGGCTGTCGCCGAGGTCGTCTCCCTCAAGGGGTGATCGTGAACCGCACCGGCGCACTGGCCGCCGCCACGTTGGGGTTGATGGTGCTGGGGGGGCTGGCGCGGTGGCAGTGGCCGAGCGCTTCGCCCGCGCTGGATTGCGAGCCCGCGGCGGTCCGGATGGTGGGTGGCATTGCCCACTGTGGCGAGGGCACCGTGCCCACGGGGGCCCAGGCCGTGGCGTTGGGGTTGAAGCTGGATCTCAACGCCGCCTCGGAGGAAGAGCTGGCCCAGCTCTCGGGCGTCGGGCGCTCGCTGGCACGAAAGCTGGTGGAGGCGCGGGAGGCCCAGGGCCGCTTCACGAGCTGGGAGGAGGTAGACGCCGTCTCGGGCGTCGGTCCTGGCAAGTTGGAGACCCTTCGGGCAGCCACGGAGCTACGAGAGACGCCACCTCCTGGAGGTGTGTGGTAAGCACGCAGAGTGCAGATCGCATGCCCTCAATGCTCGATGCGGTATGACCTCGACCCCCGGTTGTTGCCGCCCACGGGAGCGTCGGTGCAATGCACGCGGTGCAGCTTCGTCTTCACGGCGACCCCAGCGGGCCAAGTGCTTCTTCCGGGCCAGACGGCCAGTCCTCCCGGCACCAAGGCTCCGGCGGGGAACCGGTCTTCCTCGCTCAACAGCACGATGCTCTTTGGGGGCGCTCCCTCGAAGGCCGCGCACGCGGCGGGTTCCCAAGAGGACGTGACGCCGGTGTATGGCACCGCCGCCGTCCAAGAGGGGTCGGACGAGGGGGAAAGAACGCCCGCTTTTGGGACCTCGCTTCCCGATTCGAAGGGCGCATCGGCCTCTCCTTCCCAGACGACCCAGGTGTTTGGGGTGCTTCCTCAAGCCTCGGCGGCTTCGCTGGGCAAGACCCAGGTGTTTGGGGCGCAGCCGCCGCGCTCTTCGCCCAGCACGACCCAGGTGTTTGGGGCAGCCTCGATTCCCCAGGCGGCTCCGCCCAGCACGACCCAGGTGTTTGGGGCAGCCTCGATTCCTCAGGCGGCTCCGCCCAGTACGACCCAGGTGTTTGGCGCGGCTTCAATTCCCCAGGCGGCTCCGCCCAGCACGACCCAGGTGTTTGGGGCGGCCTCGATTCCCCAGGCGGCCCCCCCCAGCACGACCCAGGTGTTTGGCGCGGCGCAGCTCCGGTCGGCGGAGAAGGCGGCTGGAAGCGTCCCTGCCTCGGGTGAGGCAGGGAAGGTTCTTCCTCCGGGACTGCGCGAGAGGAAGGCCTCGCCGGATGTTCCCTGGAGCACGCCTGAAGCGAGTGCGGAGTCCCGGTCATCGCTGCCATCCTTGCCGCCGGATTTCGCGAGCCCGCGGGGCGGAAGCCCTTCGTCCGCGCGCTCAGCCGCGGCATTGGAGCTTCCTCCCGAGTTGCTCCTGCCCAACCGGCCGTCAGGTGCCAAATCGCCCAAAGAGTTTGTGGAAGGGGGCGGGGGACGGGAGCGGCTCCTGATTGTGTTGGCCGCCGCGGTGGTGCTCGGCCTGACTGCTTGGTTGACGTATCCGGCCTGGCGCAACCGAGCCTCGGAACTGCCCCCCGAAGCGGTGAGCGCCAAGGACGAAGCGGTGCTCCTGCTGCGGCGCGACGATCAGGCCTCGCTCACCCAAGCCGTCGAGCGGTTGCGCAAGCTGGTGGGCAAGTATCCGAAGTACACGGAGGCTCAGGCGGAACTGGTGGTCGCGTTGGCCTTGCGTCTGGATGACACGAAGGCCGAACTCGAGTGGATAGAAAGCGAGGAGACGCGGCTGCGCCAGGGGATCTCCGCGCTGGAGAAGGAGAAGTCCCTGGGGGATTGGAACAGCCGGGTCAACGCGAAGAAGGAGGAGCTGGAGGGGGTGCGAAAGCAGCGTCCGCCGCTGGAGGCCACCGCGGCGGAGCTGACCCAGCAGCTCGAAGAGGCCGGTGCCGTCATCCGGAAGGCTCCCGAGACCGAGCCGGCCTCCGACGTGCTGGCGCGGCTGAAGGCCCAGGCGATCCAAGGAGGCGTGATGGGCGGCCCCTCGGCGCTGGGGATGGCCGAGCGGTTTCGCAAGGTGGAGAACCCGGTGCACTGGAGCGCCGTGGCATTCGCCGAGCAGGGCCTCAACACGGTGGTGACACCGGACGTGCTGGTGAAGTTGTCCGACGAGCTGACCCGGGTGCGGGGCCGGGACAGTACCTTCCTTCGTGTCTATGTCCTGGAGGCGAGGATGGCCCTTCGGTTGGGAGATCCCTCGGCCGCGAAGGCGCTTCTGGATGCGGTGATGGCCCTCAACCCCCATCACACGCTTGCTCGCAAGCTCCGGCAGTGGGCGATCTCCCTCCAGGAAGCCACCGCGCCCAGTCCCTGACACGGTTTCAGCCTCCAGGCGGCAGGGGCTGGAAGAAGTTCAGAGTCACACGCCTTCTCAGCGCTTGAGAGGGCGGTTCCCCGAGCGGCGCAGGCCCCTCCTGTCCCGGCATACCCCTTGCTACCTCCCTTCCGGGTTCAAGGACCCGGAACATGGAGGCAAGGTGATGGCGGAAGGTCTATTCTGGTGTGCCGCCCTGCTGCTTTTGCACACATATTTTTTCTACCCGCTGCTCCTGTGCGCCATGGATGGGGTGGCCCAGGCTTTTCAGTCCATCCGGTTCATGCGCACGGGCTCCAACCGGCGCCGGGAGCCACAGGCAGGGCCGCTGCCGTCGGTGAGCTTGGTGGTGGCGGCTTACAACGAGGCGAGCTGCATTCAGCAGAAGCTGCAGAACAGCTTCGCGTTGAAGTACCCGGAGGACCGGTTCGAGGTGCTGATCGGTTCGGATGGCTCCTCGGACGGCACGGATGAGCTGGTGCGCCAGTGCCCGGATCCACGGGTCCGGCTGTCGCCCGCGCCGCGCGCCGGGAAGACGACGGTGCTCAACCGCTGCATCCCCATGGCCCAAGGGGACATCATCGTGCTTTCGGATGCGAACACGATGATCGAGCCGGGCGCCATCGAGGCGCTCGTGCGCCACTTCGAGGATCCCGAGGTAGGGGCCGTCTGCGGCAAGCTGCGGCTCTACAACCCGACGAAGCAGGACTACGAAGAGAGCGCGTACTGGAGCTACGAGTCGTTCATCAAGTTCTACGAAGGCAAGCGCGGGGCGGTGGTGGGGGCCAACGGCGGGTTGTATGCCATCCGCAGGACGCTCTTCACGCAGCTGCCACCCTCCACCATCGTGGACGACTTCGTCATTCCGCTGCGCATCCTGGAGAAGGGTTACAAGGTCGTCTACGAGGCCGGGGCGGTGGCCCACGAGGAGACGACGGAGGATTACGGCAAGGAGTTCGGCCGCCGGGCGCGCATCGCGGCGGGCAACTTCCAGAGCTTGAAGATGGTGCCGGGGCTGCTGCTGCCCACGGCGGGCTTCCCGGCCTTCGCCTTCTGGTCGCACAAGCTCCTGCGCTGGTGTGCGCCGGCGCTGATGGCGGTGGCGCTGCTGGCGAACCTCTTTCTGATGGACAGCCTCTTCTACCAGTTCACGCTCTTCTTCCAGGCGCTGTTCTATGCGCTGGCGTACCTGGGCAAGGCAGGGGTGCTCAAGGGCACGGGGCGCCGGATTGCTTCGATCGCTTACTACTTCGTGACCATGAACCTGGCCATCGTGGTGGGCTTCTGGCGGTTCTTGCGCAACGCGCAGAAGGCCGCGTGGGATCGCACCGCTCGCGCCTCGTCCTGATTACCGGCTGGCCACGGCCACCGGCGCGGGAGCAGGCAGCACGGTGGCGTAGGCCGCGAAGAGTTGTCCGGTGAGGGCGAAGGAGTGGCCGGAGCTGGGCGCGCGCAGCGTGTCGTTGATGACCTGGCCGCTGCGTGCATCCTTGGCGACGCGGGGCTGAGCCAGGTTCATCCGGTAGCGGACCACGCCTCGCTTGACGCGGTGGATGACGGTGACGGTGCCATCCGCCGCCACCTTGTCCACCAGTCCCACATGGGTGAGCCCGTCGTTGCGGCGCCCGTCTCGGTTTTGATCATACGTCTCCCGGAAGAAGACGATGTCCCCGGGCGCGGGTTGTCCCCGGGTGTACACCCGGCCATGGGCTTGCGCGTGCCGGTAGATGGCGGTGACGCCGTTGTCCCCAGGCTTCGAGGTGCCCCGGAGGGAGATGCCCGCCGATGCGTAGGCGGCCTCGACGAGGCCGGTGCAGTCCGCGGAGTAGGGGCGGCCCTTCACCGTCACCTTGCTCTGGCCCACCAGGGACCGGGCGGTGGCGAGCACCGTGTCACGCGCGCTGAGAGTGCCCTCGGAGCGGGCAGGCGCGGCGGGCTTCTTCGCCGGGGCACGGGCCACGCGGGGAGTGGGCTTGGAGCTGGAGGGCTTCCTGGCTGCCCCAGCCGGTGAAGCGGGGGAACGGGAGGGCTCTGCCACGGGCGCCTGGGCGATGGCGGGCTCCGGGGATTCCGTCTCCTCTGGAATGTCTCGCGGCGCCGCGGCGGGGGTGAGGGGGCGGTAGCGCAGCCCCTCGAAGGCCATTTGGCCTCCCATCGGTCCCCCCGTGGCACACCCCGTCATCCACAACACCCCAGCCACCAGCACGAAGAGCTTCATGGAACCTCCCAGCAAGTCCACGGGCCCATGGTCAGGGGGGGAGACGGTGTCGTCAAAAAACCTACCCAGGCAACCGTCCGCCAGGGCTCAGGTTTTCCCTCTCCGAGCCGGTGGGATAAGGGTGGGG
Protein-coding sequences here:
- a CDS encoding ComEA family DNA-binding protein; amino-acid sequence: MNRTGALAAATLGLMVLGGLARWQWPSASPALDCEPAAVRMVGGIAHCGEGTVPTGAQAVALGLKLDLNAASEEELAQLSGVGRSLARKLVEAREAQGRFTSWEEVDAVSGVGPGKLETLRAATELRETPPPGGVW
- a CDS encoding aspartate kinase, translating into MALIVQKYGGTSVGDTERIKNVAKRCIAAQKAGHDVVVVVSAMSGETNRLLKLVSQITDRPNEREQDVVVATGEQVSIGLVALAIQAQKRKAVSFLGHQVRITTDSTFSKARIKSIDAERIVDALKKKNIVVVAGFQGQDEEGNVTTLGRGGSDTTAVALAAALKADACEIYTDVDGVYTTDPNMVPQARKLERISYEEMLELASVGAKVLQIRSVEFAMKYKVPLWVKSSFTDDPGTLVCEEDAAMEDVLVSGIAYDKNESKIAIRGVPDVPGVAAKIFGALDEQSIVVDLIVQNVSKDGRTDVTFTVGKADLAKTKDVVKKIAKAVKAEGVETDDHVSKVSIVGVGMRNHSGVAAKMFKVLAGAGVNVQMISTSEIKVSCVIHSNYTELAVRSLHTAFGLDKPESGAVAEVVSLKG
- a CDS encoding glycosyltransferase family 2 protein — its product is MAEGLFWCAALLLLHTYFFYPLLLCAMDGVAQAFQSIRFMRTGSNRRREPQAGPLPSVSLVVAAYNEASCIQQKLQNSFALKYPEDRFEVLIGSDGSSDGTDELVRQCPDPRVRLSPAPRAGKTTVLNRCIPMAQGDIIVLSDANTMIEPGAIEALVRHFEDPEVGAVCGKLRLYNPTKQDYEESAYWSYESFIKFYEGKRGAVVGANGGLYAIRRTLFTQLPPSTIVDDFVIPLRILEKGYKVVYEAGAVAHEETTEDYGKEFGRRARIAAGNFQSLKMVPGLLLPTAGFPAFAFWSHKLLRWCAPALMAVALLANLFLMDSLFYQFTLFFQALFYALAYLGKAGVLKGTGRRIASIAYYFVTMNLAIVVGFWRFLRNAQKAAWDRTARASS
- a CDS encoding CHAP domain-containing protein, which gives rise to MKLFVLVAGVLWMTGCATGGPMGGQMAFEGLRYRPLTPAAAPRDIPEETESPEPAIAQAPVAEPSRSPASPAGAARKPSSSKPTPRVARAPAKKPAAPARSEGTLSARDTVLATARSLVGQSKVTVKGRPYSADCTGLVEAAYASAGISLRGTSKPGDNGVTAIYRHAQAHGRVYTRGQPAPGDIVFFRETYDQNRDGRRNDGLTHVGLVDKVAADGTVTVIHRVKRGVVRYRMNLAQPRVAKDARSGQVINDTLRAPSSGHSFALTGQLFAAYATVLPAPAPVAVASR
- a CDS encoding zinc-ribbon domain-containing protein; protein product: MQIACPQCSMRYDLDPRLLPPTGASVQCTRCSFVFTATPAGQVLLPGQTASPPGTKAPAGNRSSSLNSTMLFGGAPSKAAHAAGSQEDVTPVYGTAAVQEGSDEGERTPAFGTSLPDSKGASASPSQTTQVFGVLPQASAASLGKTQVFGAQPPRSSPSTTQVFGAASIPQAAPPSTTQVFGAASIPQAAPPSTTQVFGAASIPQAAPPSTTQVFGAASIPQAAPPSTTQVFGAAQLRSAEKAAGSVPASGEAGKVLPPGLRERKASPDVPWSTPEASAESRSSLPSLPPDFASPRGGSPSSARSAAALELPPELLLPNRPSGAKSPKEFVEGGGGRERLLIVLAAAVVLGLTAWLTYPAWRNRASELPPEAVSAKDEAVLLLRRDDQASLTQAVERLRKLVGKYPKYTEAQAELVVALALRLDDTKAELEWIESEETRLRQGISALEKEKSLGDWNSRVNAKKEELEGVRKQRPPLEATAAELTQQLEEAGAVIRKAPETEPASDVLARLKAQAIQGGVMGGPSALGMAERFRKVENPVHWSAVAFAEQGLNTVVTPDVLVKLSDELTRVRGRDSTFLRVYVLEARMALRLGDPSAAKALLDAVMALNPHHTLARKLRQWAISLQEATAPSP